A region from the Benincasa hispida cultivar B227 chromosome 10, ASM972705v1, whole genome shotgun sequence genome encodes:
- the LOC120088259 gene encoding E3 ubiquitin-protein ligase RGLG4, whose translation MGGWASSSAKRRNGGEKGGKTAAVSKEPPSLKKTDSGSGGGGSSRGKSLCRPEKKVYFPKKYGFIADNFSSIDQVTAALRKEGLESSNLIVGMDFTKSNEWTGKVSFNNRSLHAVSDSPNPYENALSIIGKTLAPFDDDSLIPCFGFGDATTHDQTVFGFHSDNTPCHGFEEVIDCYKNIIPNVQLSGPTSYGPVVEAAMDIVEKSGGQFHILLIVADGQVTRSSSVGDDELSVQEEKTIKAIVDASAYPLSIVLVGVGDGPWDNMKKFDDKIPARDFDNFQFVNFTEIMSKNLGTPEKEAAFALAALMEVPFQYKAVTEMGLIGHVTGKAKRIVPRPPPARYTRPSRLTPIPSNTSSASAFDEHSQVCPICLTAGKDLAFGCGHMTCRECGSRLSNCHICRQPIRNRIRLYTG comes from the exons ATGGGAGGCTGGGCCAGCTCGTCTGCTAAACGGAGGAACGGCGGCGAAAAGGGTGGAAAAACGGCTGCCGTCAGCAAAGAACCACCGTCGCTTAAGAAGACTGACAGTGGTAGCGGCGGTGGCGGAAGCAGCCGTGGAAAGTCGTTGTGCCGGCCTGAGAAGAAGGTTTATTTCCCGAAGAAATATGGTTTCATTGCAGATAATTTCTCCTCTATTGACcag GTTACCGCAGCCTTGAGAAAAGAAGGATTAGAATCGTCGAACCTCATCGTCGGAATGGATTTCACCAAAAGCAACGAGTGGACAG GTAAAGTATCGTTCAATAATCGGAGCTTGCACGCCGTTTCTGATTCTCCTAATCCCTACGAAAATGCTCTGTCAATCATCGGGAAAACTCTGGCTCCCTTCGACGACGACAGCTTAATTCCTTGCTTTGGTTTCGGCGACG CAACGACGCACGATCAAACGGTGTTCGGTTTTCACAGTGATAATACTCCGTGCCATGGATTCGAAGAAGTTATTGACTGCTACAAAAATATAATTCCGAATGTGCAACTTTCAG GGCCAACTTCTTACGGTCCTGTGGTTGAAGCTGCAATGGATATTGTGGAGAAGAGTGGTGGACAATTTCATATTCTTCTTATTGTTGCAGATGGACAA GTTACTCGAAGCTCCAGTGTTGGCGATGACGAATTGAGCGTTCAAGAGGAGAAAACAATCAAAGCAATTGTCGATGCAAg TGCATATCCTCTTTCGATTGTTCTTGTTGGAGTTGGAGATGGCCCTTGGGACAACATGAAGAAGTTCGACGACAAGATCCCAGCTCGGGATTTCGATAATTTTCAG TTTGTTAACTTCACTGAAATAATGTCGAAAAACCTCGGCACGCCCGAAAAAGAAGCAGCTTTTGCTTTAGCTGCACTAATGGAGGTTCCTTTCCAGTACAAAGCAGTCACAGAAATGGGTCTTATAGG ACATGTGACAGGAAAAGCAAAACGCATTGTGCCACGACCCCCACCGGCACGTTATACTCGTCCTTCACGGCTGACTCCCATACCTAGCAACACCTCCTCAGCTTCTGCATTTGATGAACATAGCCAG GTCTGCCCCATTTGCTTGACCGCAGGAAAGGACTTGGCCTTTGGATGCGGCCACATG ACCTGTAGGGAATGTGGATCAAGATTGTCCAATTGCCATATATGTCGCCAGCCTATCAGAAACCGAATAAGGCTATACACTGGGTGA
- the LOC120088260 gene encoding uncharacterized protein LOC120088260, translating into MSILWEKSDTWRWIVRKTRDSKSFFLAFATVCGVVPGIIGYCVMQATNSRNEQLEARLRQNARPESRMMGQVNRERLAEYLGELQRKEDTNDRYVAALKGETLTRKPYVRIQPIPDQTKDATIKEQQVKKENK; encoded by the exons ATGTCGATTCTGTGGGAGAAGAGCGATACATGGAGATGGATAGTGAGGAAAACCAGAGATTCCAAGTCCTTCTTCTTGGCTTTCGCCACCGTCTGCGGCGTCGTTCCCGGCATTATTGGCTACTGCGTCATGCAAGCCACCAATTCCCGCAACGAGCAACTCGAAGCTCGCCTTCGCCAGAATGCAAGGCCTGAATCTCGC ATGATGGGGCAAGTAAATCGAGAGAGACTGGCAGAATATCTTGGTGAGCTGCAGAGGAAAGAAGACACTAATGATCGCTATGTTGCTGCTTTGAAGGGAGAGACATTGACAAGGAAGCCATATGTGAGAATTCAACCAATCCCAGATCAAACCAAAGATGCCACTATCAAGGAACAACAGGTCaagaaggaaaataaataa